From the Lathyrus oleraceus cultivar Zhongwan6 chromosome 4, CAAS_Psat_ZW6_1.0, whole genome shotgun sequence genome, one window contains:
- the LOC127138414 gene encoding bHLH transcription factor RHL1 isoform X1: MQPCSREMQSLNSLFNSSSSPPPQIPIPLHNHPQIQINDDTFQQQDDFLKQMLSNLPPSSPWNNPKPLWDPNSDDNLTFPYDEQTNLSSKFRNHQITDKTAAALMLLMPSAADSGLLHIPADFDSSQNDVVNASSLLQAGDGSVQALYNGFSGSLHGVANQAHHFQPPQVQSFGGGSVSATNQAPMSGAPAQPRQKVRARRGQATDPHSIAERLRRERIAERMKALQELVPNANKTDKASMLDEIIDYVKFLQVQVKVLSMSRLGGAAAVAPLVADMSSEGVSDCVQANGNGGVHPRNPKTSSSNESLTMTEHQVAKLMEEDMGSAMQYLQGKGLCLMPISLATAISTATCHNRNPLINAPNNINPITASNGDGPSSPGMSVNSTVKDANSASKS; encoded by the exons ATGCAACCTTGTAGCAGAGAAATGCAATCTCTTAACTCTCTTTTCAACTCTTCTTCTTCTCCTCCTCCTCAAATTCCCATTCCTCTCCACAACCACCCACAGATCCAAATCAACGACGACACATTCCAACAACAAGACGATTTTCTCAAACAAATGCTCTCCAATCTTCCTCCATCCTCTCCCTGGAACAACCCTAAACCCTTATGGGACCCTAACTCCGACGATAATCTCACTTTCCCTTACGATGAACAAACCAACCTTTCCTCCAAGTTTCGTAACCACCAGATCACTGACAAAACCGCCGCCGCTCTCATGCTTCTCATGCCTTCTGCCGCGGATTCCGGACTCCTCCACATCCCCGCTGACTTTGACTCCTCTCAAAACGACGTCGTGAACGCTTCCTCC CTTTTACAGGCTGGTGACGGTTCCGTTCAAGCTCTCTATAACGGTTTCTCCGGATCTCTCCATGGTGTCGCCAATCAAGCTCACCATTTTCAACCTCCTCAG GTGCAAAGTTTTGGAGGTGGTTCAGTGAGTGCGACGAACCAGGCTCCGATGAGTGGTGCTCCGGCTCAGCCTAGGCAGAAGGTTAGGGCTAGGAGAGGTCAGGCCACTGACCCTCACAGCATCGCCGAAAGG TTAAGGAGGGAAAGAATTGCTGAAAGAATGAAAGCATTGCAGGAACTTGTTCCAAATGCCAATAAG ACAGATAAGGCCTCCATGCTGGATGAGATAATCGATTATGTCAAGTTCCTACAAGTTCAAGTCAAG GTTTTGAGTATGAGTAGATTAGGCGGAGCAGCAGCAGTCGCTCCCCTTGTTGCTGATATGTCCTCTGAG GGTGTCAGTGACTGCGTCCAAGCTAACGGCAACGGTGGGGTCCACCCTAGAAACCCTAAAACGTCGTCGTCCAACGAGAGTCTCACAATGACGGAGCATCAGGTGGCGAAGCTGATGGAGGAAGACATGGGATCCGCCATGCAATACTTACAAGGGAAAGGTCTCTGCCTCATGCCTATTTCTCTCGCCACTGCAATCTCCACTGCCACGTGTCACAACAGGAACCCTTTGATTAACGCTCCCAACAATATCAACCCTATCACCGCATCCAACGGTGATGGCCCATCCTCTCCCGGAATGTCCGTGAATAGCACCGTCAAAGATGCTAACTCCGCTTCTAAATCATAG
- the LOC127138414 gene encoding bHLH transcription factor RHL1 isoform X2 → MQPCSREMQSLNSLFNSSSSPPPQIPIPLHNHPQIQINDDTFQQQDDFLKQMLSNLPPSSPWNNPKPLWDPNSDDNLTFPYDEQTNLSSKFRNHQITDKTAAALMLLMPSAADSGLLHIPADFDSSQNDVVNASSAGDGSVQALYNGFSGSLHGVANQAHHFQPPQVQSFGGGSVSATNQAPMSGAPAQPRQKVRARRGQATDPHSIAERLRRERIAERMKALQELVPNANKTDKASMLDEIIDYVKFLQVQVKVLSMSRLGGAAAVAPLVADMSSEGVSDCVQANGNGGVHPRNPKTSSSNESLTMTEHQVAKLMEEDMGSAMQYLQGKGLCLMPISLATAISTATCHNRNPLINAPNNINPITASNGDGPSSPGMSVNSTVKDANSASKS, encoded by the exons ATGCAACCTTGTAGCAGAGAAATGCAATCTCTTAACTCTCTTTTCAACTCTTCTTCTTCTCCTCCTCCTCAAATTCCCATTCCTCTCCACAACCACCCACAGATCCAAATCAACGACGACACATTCCAACAACAAGACGATTTTCTCAAACAAATGCTCTCCAATCTTCCTCCATCCTCTCCCTGGAACAACCCTAAACCCTTATGGGACCCTAACTCCGACGATAATCTCACTTTCCCTTACGATGAACAAACCAACCTTTCCTCCAAGTTTCGTAACCACCAGATCACTGACAAAACCGCCGCCGCTCTCATGCTTCTCATGCCTTCTGCCGCGGATTCCGGACTCCTCCACATCCCCGCTGACTTTGACTCCTCTCAAAACGACGTCGTGAACGCTTCCTCC GCTGGTGACGGTTCCGTTCAAGCTCTCTATAACGGTTTCTCCGGATCTCTCCATGGTGTCGCCAATCAAGCTCACCATTTTCAACCTCCTCAG GTGCAAAGTTTTGGAGGTGGTTCAGTGAGTGCGACGAACCAGGCTCCGATGAGTGGTGCTCCGGCTCAGCCTAGGCAGAAGGTTAGGGCTAGGAGAGGTCAGGCCACTGACCCTCACAGCATCGCCGAAAGG TTAAGGAGGGAAAGAATTGCTGAAAGAATGAAAGCATTGCAGGAACTTGTTCCAAATGCCAATAAG ACAGATAAGGCCTCCATGCTGGATGAGATAATCGATTATGTCAAGTTCCTACAAGTTCAAGTCAAG GTTTTGAGTATGAGTAGATTAGGCGGAGCAGCAGCAGTCGCTCCCCTTGTTGCTGATATGTCCTCTGAG GGTGTCAGTGACTGCGTCCAAGCTAACGGCAACGGTGGGGTCCACCCTAGAAACCCTAAAACGTCGTCGTCCAACGAGAGTCTCACAATGACGGAGCATCAGGTGGCGAAGCTGATGGAGGAAGACATGGGATCCGCCATGCAATACTTACAAGGGAAAGGTCTCTGCCTCATGCCTATTTCTCTCGCCACTGCAATCTCCACTGCCACGTGTCACAACAGGAACCCTTTGATTAACGCTCCCAACAATATCAACCCTATCACCGCATCCAACGGTGATGGCCCATCCTCTCCCGGAATGTCCGTGAATAGCACCGTCAAAGATGCTAACTCCGCTTCTAAATCATAG